The following are from one region of the Aspergillus chevalieri M1 DNA, chromosome 1, nearly complete sequence genome:
- a CDS encoding uncharacterized protein (COG:S;~EggNog:ENOG410PI2E), giving the protein MLSDFLASSYLQYKADTDAVASWLVATARNYGFPVETLGGNPSPSSSAPAPSKIQPLKRLKGKARKLAREGASKPAPTPLKKPDQQKHTLAVKDFVNLADYIAAATKSQANVPASFVAVLDRAILMRREHGLQATARFPADIQSQASSDSHGHFIGILEHVQQALCPRMPSEDIKDRLTQLSGDASLENIQNISNKFDGLDVQEPSEAFVQAPEIAMPTPTNGKPEVDYESERMQDFEEAYFGFNLLLRDFAKLRNVITRTWGGYQYGLFDLISASVMTNSAIDIARRMQEDVQQLFDEYGGSAKMLSAFYAAHCAQEGEDPEFKEHFGDDMNFRTYDIAQSMFLPTFSFLNSFSILVEGDNFLPFKQGYFGTFDRARDRSEKSAREKFSEDKIIMLEILSDFLTMHRITPPRPFEDEFTRGLRKMFDTHEIPLWLVFAAQVFLDIHHVLRDGVQRGFEDFGRFAKLTESSIRQNLDFHSNLRIEKWPKRNDKAFEELLQFIDMSVTSDPTLLVQEALGSSLGEPFKLMKWHPMLCGLAMFYLKARYQELSLSFQAAWGSVMYSAHLYNALRKEKLLKDQWIDMNLVMTWHDEIFVGEPPSRPEDYLKRFNLSMGWSAASYARNRRQTVRLPEAKSGPKTIKPIANVSQMFVDRYCKDSGSGQTEFTETDLGRILAQGMWDNDEEGEEGFISMSRSRKDTAKKRWKHSRQVTAAELLETLRNAIQSEVVEMSFDYLMLHRVCWRMLRSAKEACDVHLRKIFGSRYLEKESQLPFLVGYIFMAVMNTDYLGKQIAEGEVVKSNLLMCAAEVVEGMIDTKSGSIVHKRLAAQGFQIEFEEED; this is encoded by the coding sequence ATGCTGTCCGACTTCTTGGCTAGCAGTTATCTGCAATACAAAGCAGATACGGATGCTGTGGCATCATGGCTGGTGGCCACAGCTCGAAACTATGGTTTCCCCGTTGAAACGTTGGGAGGAAACCCTTCCCCCTCCAGCAGTGCGCCTGCTCCCTCTAAGATTCAGCCGTTGAAACGATTAAAGGGCAAGGCAAGAAAGTTGGCCCGTGAGGGTGCGAGCAAACCGGCCCCTACTCCTTTAAAAAAGCCTGATCAGCAGAAGCATACTCTCGCTGTGAAAGATTTTGTCAACCTGGCAGACTACATTGCCGCTGCCACTAAGTCTCAAGCCAATGTTCCAGCAAGCTTTGTCGCCGTGCTGGATCGAGCCATTTTGATGCGACGGGAGCATGGTTTGCAGGCCACAGCAAGGTTCCCTGCCGACATCCAATCTCAAGCATCGTCTGACTCACACGGCCATTTTATTGGAATCCTGGAGCATGTTCAGCAGGCGTTGTGTCCTCGAATGCCGAGCGAGGACATCAAAGATCGATTGACCCAGCTTTCAGGTGACGCTTCATTGGAGAACATTCAAAATATCAGTAACAAATTCGATGGCCTTGATGTGCAGGAGCCTTCGGAAGCATTTGTACAGGCGCCTGAAATTGCAATGCCAACCCCCACGAACGGCAAGCCAGAGGTCGACTATGAATCTGAGAGGATGCAGGATTTCGAAGAGGCATACTTTGGTTTCAATCTTTTGCTTCGTGATTTTGCTAAGCTACGAAATGTCATTACCCGCACTTGGGGCGGCTATCAATACGGTCtctttgatctcatttctGCTTCAGTAATGACAAATTCTGCCATCGACATAGCCCGACGAATGCAAGAAGACGTTCAGCAGCTGTTTGACGAATATGGAGGATCTGCCAAAATGCTCAGTGCATTCTACGCGGCTCATTGTGcgcaggagggagaggatCCAGAATTCAAAGAGCATTTTGGAGACGACATGAATTTCCGGACCTACGACATTGCCCAGTCTATGTTTCTGCCCACATTCTCATTTTTGAACTCGTTCAGTATTCTCGTCGAGGGCGATAACTTTCTACCATTTAAGCAAGGGTACTTTGGCACCTTCGACCGAGCTAGGGACCGGTCGGAGAAGAGCGCGAGAGAAAAGTTTTCGGAAGACAAGATCATCATGTTGGAAATCCTCTCCGATTTTCTTACCATGCATCGGATCACGCCTCCACggccctttgaagatgaattTACTCGGGGATTAAGGAAAATGTTCGACACGCATGAAATTCCGCTTTGGCTTGTATTCGCCGCCCAGGTTTTTCTCGACATCCACCATGTCCTCCGTGACGGTGTGCAACGGGGCTTTGAAGATTTTGGGCGATTTGCCAAGTTAACTGAATCATCCATCCGTCAGAATCTTGATTTCCATTCCAATCTTCGAATCGAAAAATGGCCAAAGCGAAATGACAAAGCATTTGAGGAGCTCCTTCAGTTTATTGATATGTCCGTGACCTCAGATCCCACCCTGCTAGTGCAGGAAGCCCTTGGATCAAGCCTAGGAGAACCTTTCAAACTGATGAAATGGCATCCAATGCTGTGCGGTCTCGCCATGTTCTACTTGAAGGCTCGATACCAAgagctttctctttcttttcaagcTGCGTGGGGTTCGGTTATGTACTCGGCTCATCTGTACAATGCCCTCCGCAAAGAAAAGCTACTGAAGGATCAATGGATTGATATGAACCTGGTCATGACCTGGCATGATGAGATCTTTGTTGGTGAACCACCCAGCCGACCAGAAGACTACTTGAAACGATTCAACCTGAGCATGGGGTGGTCGGCTGCATCATATGCGCGAAACAGACGTCAGACTGTCCGGCTACCAGAGGCGAAGAGCGGACCAAAAACAATTAAACCAATTGCCAACGTTTCGCAGATGTTCGTGGATCGTTATTGCAAGGACTCTGGCTCTGGACAGACTGAATTCACCGAAACTGATCTTGGAAGAATCCTTGCCCAAGGGATGTGGGATAATGacgaagaaggggaagaagggtttATCTCCATGTCACGTAGTCGCAAAGACACGGCTAAAAAGCGATGGAAACATTCCCGTCAGGTGACAGCTGCTGAACTACTGGAGACTTTGCGCAACGCGATTCAGAGTGAAGTCGTGGAGATGAGCTTTGATTACTTGATGTTACATCGAGTATGCTGGAGGATGCTTCGGTCTGCCAAAGAAGCGTGTGACGTCCACCTGCGAAAAATCTTTGGTTCTAGGTACCTGGAGAAAGAGAGCCAGCTGCCATTTCTGGTAGGATATATCTTCATGGCTGTCATGAATACTGACTACCTGGGGAAGCAGATAGCAGAGGGCGAAGTAGTTAAGAGCAATTTACTGATGTGCGCCGCGGAGGTGGTTGAGGGTATGATAGATACAAAGTCTGGATCCATTGTGCACAAGAGGCTGGCCGCACAAGGCTTTCAGATTGAatttgaagaagaggattgA
- a CDS encoding uncharacterized protein (COG:K,L;~EggNog:ENOG410QDFW;~InterPro:IPR038718) — MPLLGTFQGRTGTEEFWTVIAPMVLFPTWHTLLFTVSDPPVDGHCSKLQASKQKLGKQPQHAVENPLRLFFTLLQDVANGVDAGYSQTGYPGIDFSSKRRHTNLQPGGTKIKDHPDGIQPAPTSSVSVSEPRRVTRGALCAIMIDHFTRGLSWMKAMEKSEWKGGVSSKALALIATHPSLSSEKHVTLVVTPTGLVPQWKQEIQQSLNCCEYRRCIYIGYNEGATGADCFHLDHYDIVFNTFRVIAVEMKADSHDQASHLACSQIQDLNSTTAQQGLMRTIMLCQMKMSTIHGRPILQLPEMRIQKVYIMFNHEQQIVYKSLQSCTWVHFYQCLDDVNDHCNVSHMLGFLGSYTNFGKLAYSFLASNAVLASGDWPRWGERHEHWTADTLQFSEVEVIRLHDHQSIWECLACTTSVENPIASTPSSHGALPGEYHSQITYPTLSTEQNIGGTAVNDLGQAGRLAEFYLHSKASTIPGRQYQLGLSQTNDIEGTFARSQQR, encoded by the exons ATGCCACTGCTAGGCACCTTTCAAGGTCGTACGGGAACCGAGGAGTTCTGGACTGTGATAGCTCCAATGGTGTTATTCCCGACTTGGCACACACTGCTGTTCACAGTTTCTGATCCTCCAGTTGATGGTCATTGCTCCAAACTGCAAGCGTCAAAACAAAAATTAGGGAAGCAGCCGCAGCATGCAGTGGAGAACCCCCTGCGGCTGTTTTTTACTCTCCTACAGGATGTGGCGAATGGCGTAGACGCTGGTTATTCCCAGACTGGATACCCCGGAATCGATTTTTCCTCAAA GAGACGACATACCAATCTGCAGCCGGGTGGAACCAAGATCAAGGATCATCCAGACGGCATTCAGCCTGCTCCTACCTCCTCAGTGTCAGTGAGTGAACCACGTCGCGTTACCCGTGGCGCCCTCTGTGCTATAATGATAGATCATTTCACACGAGGACTCTCCTGGATGAAGGCTATGGAGAAAAGTGAATGGAAAGGCGGCGTCTCCAGCAAAGCCCTAGCCCTCATTGCCACACATCCCTCACTGAGCAGTGAGAAGCACGTGACTTTGGTTGTCACACCCACAGGGCTTGTCCCGCAATGGAAACAAGAGATCCAGCAGTCCCTCAACTGTTGTGAATATCGGCGCTGCATCTACATTGGCTATAATGAAGGAGCGACTGGAGCCGACTGTTTCCATCTCGACCACTATGACATCGTATTCAACACCTTCAGAGTGATTGCAGTGGAGATGAAAGCTGATTCGCATGATCAGGCATCCCATCTGGCTTGCAGTCAAATACAGGACCTCAATTCAACCACCGCGCAGCAGGGTCTCATGCGAACAATTATGCTGTGCCAGATGAAGATGTCAACCATCCACGGTCGACCCATTCTTCAGCTACCTGAGATGAGAATTCAGAAGGTTTACATAATGTTTAATCACGAACAGCAAATTGTGTACAAGAGTTTGCAGAGCTGCACATGGGTCCACTTCTACCAGTGCCTGGACGACGTGAACGACCATTGCAATGTATCTCACATGCTGGGATTCTTAGGCTCTTACACCAACTTTGGAAAGCTTGCTTATTCATTTCTTGCTTCCAACGCTGTGCTTGCCTCCGGTGACTGGCCACGGTGGGGTGAAAGACATGAGCATTGGACTGCAGACACCCTGCAGTTCTCTGAGGTTGAGGTCATCCGCCTCCACGACCACCAGAGTATCTGGGAGTGCCTGGCCTGTACCACCAGCGTAGAAAACCCTATCGCGTCTACTCCAAGCAGTCATGGTGCCCTTCCTGGAGAATATCATAGCCAGATTACTTATCCAACTCTGTCGACAGAACAAAATATTGGCGGGACTGCTG TCAATGATTTGGGACAGGCTGGGCGCTTGGCTGAATTTTATCTCCACAGTAAGGCGTCCACGATCCCTGGACGGCAGTATCAACTGGGTCTCAGCCAAACCAACGACATTGAAGGAACCTTTGCACGGTCGCAGCAGCGATAA